The Algoriphagus halophilus sequence GATGCTTTGGTTAGATTTTGGAAGGTCAAATCTGTAAGATATACATCCGGATTTTCTACATAGGTAGATTTTCTTACCAATACCTCCTCAGAATTTTTGGCCTTTGTCAATCCATAATAACGATTTGGAGTAAAAATCAGCTTTTTAGGTGCAGTCTTCGCATCTATTCTTGTTGAGTAATACCCTGATTCCTTGGTCATTTCATGGAAAGCATTTAAGATCAACGGTTCTTCCGGGTCAATACTCAACACCTCTCTATCAAGAACCTCCACTCGAAATTCAATTTTGTTCTTTCTTCCTTCTCCCAGTGTAATCCTGGATGCGGCCCCTGGATTTTTTGGGTCAATTTTCCAGATATCATAGCGGTCATTAATCAAAATAGCTTCATCCTCATCCAACCAACCGCTAGAACCATAACTTCCAGGATTAGATGGGGAATCATGGAGTTCTTCATAGAAAGGCACATCAAGACCAGCTGTTAAATTGATTTTTTCTTCACTCTGAATATCATAAGCTACCCATGCACTATCTCTACCTGCATACCAATAAACATACTTCCCTCCAGGAGAAATACTTGGGAAACCACTTACATCTTTTTCAATGAGCTTTCTGGAACCATCCTTGAAATCAACTAAATAAACATCCCTGCCAATTTGAATATCCCAGCTGTAATTCCTTTCATAGGGAGCATTGGTAGTTCCTAACCCAACCTCTCTCGTAACTTTATTCTCCAATGAAACATCCTGTAAATCCGGAGTTTCTAATTGAGCTATTTTTCCGGAATTCAACTCCATGGTGGCCAAATAAGACCTGCTTTCCTCCCTGGATTTTCTTTTTAATTGCATAGGCTGAATCTGGGAATCCTGCCATCCCCAAATATCCAATCTTGGTCTTTCGTCATCCAAAATGGTACTATCCTCTTCATACGGATAATCGATGTATTCTGGAGCCGTCCCAAAAAATATTCTGGATTCATCTTCAGAAAACTTCAACGAGCCATTTTCACTGATCCTACCGTTTTCTACTATACCATCGGTGTGCTCATCAGCAATTTGACTCAGACTCTTATTTTCAATATCAAAAAGCTGCAGCTGATAATAAGGCTTTTTGGCCTTCGTGGAATCATCCGAAGTCAGGAATGCCAAATACTTTGATTGGGGAGAAAACTTATTCATGGTATAAGAGGTCATCCCCTGATGGATTTCCTGACTTTCCCCTGTGGCTAAGTTCAAAATATGAATTGCCGCATTGTCTAGGGTATCTTCCTCTGCCAACTCAAAATGAAAATAATCCCCATTTGGTGCAAACCCATAAGACTTTACGCGTTCAAATTCAAATGACTGATCCCCACTAAGACTTCGGACAAGCAGTTTCGTTCCATCTGTCTTTTTGGGTTTTTCTGCTTTCGAGGTAGAGTCCGCAGGGTCTTTCTTCGCAGGTTTTTCTTTTTCAAAGAGAATGGCCACCCAGCTGCCTTTTTCGCTTGGAGTATCAAAGGACTTTACCCTGGCATATTTTTCTATTTCCCCAGTGCTCATTTCATAAATGAAAAGGCTGTCTGTAGGCATATCCTCCTTTTTTGTCTTTTTCACTTTGAGCAAATGAACAGTATCCTCTTGAGGAAGGATTTTCCCTACCACGAACTGATCGTCGGCGGTGAAACTAAAGGAGGTGCCTCTTGGGATGACATATTTGTTATCCGGATTTTTAAAGGGAAAAATTTCAATTCTTCCGTCCCCTTCCTGTGGAGAAATCTGATAGCTTACCCAACGTCCATCCTTGGTGATTTTTTCTGATCTGAGACTTTCCCAGCCATCGTAGTCCTGATGCGTCAAGGATCTTTTCTGTTGGGCCTCCAGATGGTTGATAAGGCCCACAAAAAAGAAACAAATCACTACTATTTTTTTAATCATAGTTGCTTATTTTAATGTAAATTCTTTCTCAAAATACCCTCCTCTCGTAGAGGACAATCTAATTTTCCCGGAAACTTCTTCGGATGTTTCCACTTTCACTTTGAACATAGCTGATTTCTTCTCCCCTACACCAGTATACCCTGCATAAATAGTTTTATCATACAATGCAGGAGTAATGATTTTAACCTTGGCTTGCTCATACCCTTCGGTCAATTCTTTCTCAAAGCTTAAGGACACTCGATCCTCCTGAACAATTTTGACCAATTTGGCCTGCTCCAGGGCTACAGGCAGACTTCCTGTATTCTCCCAATTCAATGTGATTTCGAATTCGCCATTTCCTAAATTGGCTACATCCAAAGAAGATATCGTCAACTGAGGCAGCTTTTTGGCCATGGCGAGATTAAATAGGGCCTGCTTTTTGGCCCAATTTTCCAATTGCCAGGTAGGTCCGTTTTGTCCAAAGAATTTTGGGTGAAATCCACCAATTTCCACTTCTCCCAACACAGGGTGCTGGAAAGGTGTCCATGATTTAAATCCTTTGCCTCCGTTTTCTTCCTCATCCCATCTTAGACCATCAAAATCATCATAGATGCCGTCTCCATTGTAATCCTTCATGGCTCCATTGTTCCAAAGCTCATCCCCATACCAGATACTCCCATAATAGAAATATCCAAAATCAGGTCCGTGACCAAACAATGGGCTTGGTTTTAAGGGATCACCAGTCATGCTATTCACTTTGTATCGAGTAGCATAGGTTTCATACACATCTCCCGCCCATGGATAGGCAGTGAAGGACAACCCTAATTCATCCATTTCCTTATAAATCTCCAAATCTTCCGGGTACATCCTTTCTTCTGCTTTAGAAGTAGATGGGGCTCTCAAATGCATAGGAACTCTCGTATCCATTGAATTGACCACCGAGATATTTGGATGGCTCAACATCCATAATACGGTATACCTGGATTCCAGCTCACTCATCGGGTATTCACCAGCTCCATATTGGGTATACCCGCGGCCTGTTAAATCTCCACCAATATCCGGCCTCCAGTTTTCGGGGTAATTCCTATGCAAGTCCAAACCACCAATACCATCTTCATTATAGGAACCATCACCATCATTATCATAGCCTTCGGTATACACCAAGTATTCGCCTTTCCCCGGGAAAGTCCTTTTCATTAGCTTTTGACTAGGATCTTCAGGATCAACAATGAAATTGGCCTTTTTCTTCTCCTCTTCTGTTACCGCCTTTTTCCTCATTTGATAAATAATACCATCTCCATCCAAGTCTTCTTCCGGATCCTCGTCAATCAATCCATCCCTGTCATTATCATGAGGTTTAACTGTGCTCCTATTTCTCTGTTCTGTTCTTAAGTAAAGATTGGATCCATCCGGATTGTTTTGGGGACGCAGATAAATTGCCTTGGTATCCACCAGTTTTGTGATCTCTGGATCAGTACCATAATTCTCAAGGATGTGTTGGGTCAGCCAAAGTATAGACTCACTGGAGGTGATTTCACCAGAATGTCTTCCTCCTTCAAAATAAGCTGCAGGCTTGTCGGTATCTTTCCCTGTTTCCTTATTGGTAATCGTCATTTGAAGAATGGGTCTTCCTTCAAAGGATTTTCCCACTTCATACACTTCTACGATGTCCGGATATTGTTCAGCCCAGGTAGTATACCAATGATACATCACATCTACGGTGTGGTATTGGTCAAATGTCAATTGCTCTCCTGGAGTATACTGAACTTCTGGGAAGGTGAATTTTTTAAAAAACGAAGGCCCGTGCCGCTCTCCTGAAACCGTATAAAACTTGGATTTGGAATTTTCTTCTGGAAAAATTTTGTCTGGAACAAATGATTTTACCTGGGAAAATGATGCATTTGCGGACAAAGCAATGCAGATAATCAGTAACGTTTTTTTCATTGGGTCTGTGGTTGTTTTACTCAAAATAAATAGAGTAGGGATAAACCACCCAACCGCTCAAAAAAAAGCCTGACTTATTTGAAGGATATCTATTTTCGAATGGTCAATTCAAAGACTTCTGGATTATAATAGGCATAACCAGGTACTGGTTTGCAATCAGGAAGTTTGCGAAGCATGTGATCCAATCGCTCTTTAAGTCCATGATCTACCTCCCCTAAAATCTCGAAACCACTCAATCTCCCTTTTGAATTGATTTGAAGCAAAACTTTTACTTCCTCTAAAGCAGCTGATTTTTTTGTCCTGAATAGAAAGGGGGAATAACTATCTATCATATCCAAAGTATACTCAGGCCAAGTCCAATGTGAATTTAAATTCCGGGCAACATTTTCCTCGATCATCGTCAGAGGTTCAATCTTTAACTTTTCAGCTTTTAATCCTTCCTCTTCATGAGTTTCTTCTTCCAGGTTGCGAAAGCTTAATCGATTATACTGAATGTAATTGATTCTGGTATCCGGGAAATCACCGGAATTCTGTGCTTTTAATTCACCACTGGTTAATGGAAACAGGACCGTAAGTCCTAAAAGGGCCAAAGAAGAAAAAATCCGAAAAATTACTTTTGAGTGCATAGTTGTAAGATATTCAACAAAAATACATGAATAAAACTTTCAAATGCAATTTTTTGTATTTTAAATTTCAAAATAGCAACAAAAAAGTCTTGCCATCAGCAAGACCCTTTTCAGAATATAAACCCAAATATAACTTTAGAGATTAAAAGTTTCTAGTTTTTTATGATCGAACATTTGGCTATTCGAAAATCAACCAATTTTAATTTGATCATTCAAGATGAAAACCAAATATTCAACTATTGTTTCATCTAGCTCCCAAAGTAAATAGATTTATCATTCAATTACAAATTGAAAAAAAAATTTTGGTATTTTTTGAAGAACCTCTAATTTACAGGCACATTCATTAACAATCATCTAAATCCAATAACCGAAAATGGATAAAATTTTAGATATCGACAACATAGACCTAAAAATCATCTCCTTATTAAACGAAGATGCGAAGACCCCTTACACGGAAATTGCCAAAAAAGTTTTCGTTTCATCCGGTACCGTTCACGTTCGAATGAAGAAGTTGGAAGATATGGGAATTGTGAAAAGTGCCACACTCAACATAGATTTCTCAAAATTAGGATATGACATTTCAGCATTCTTGGGAATCTATCTCGAGAAGAGTTCTCTTTATGACAATGTCATTGAAAAATTAAAAACCATTTCTGAGGTAGTAAGTGCTTATTATACTACAGGTAACTATTCCATTTTTGCAAAGATCATCTGTCGTGACACCAATCACTTGCGTTTGGTTTTGGACAATATCCAAAAGGTGGAAGGAATAGACAGAACCGAAACATTAATCGTCTTGGAGGAGAGCATTAATCGACCCATTCAATTCTTTGACAAAGAGAAATAACTCTATTTGGATTAAATCTAAATAAATAAAAATCAGTCTTTTGAGACTTTTCAAAAAAAATAAGTGTTGAAAATTCAGCACTTATTTTTGCTTTTATAGGGCCAAATTGAAGCAAAACACCCCTTTTTATTGAATTATTATATCAATCATAGATTTTTCGAATGATTCTGAACATAATTTTTTCATTATATGTTGTACCTTCGCAGTTAAAATGTAATTAGTCTAAATAACTTAGCTAATATGAGCAAAGACAATCAGATTTTAGAAGAATTTACCTCCAAAGAGTACGAACACGGCTGGTCTGTAAATTTTGAGGCGGATGAAGCCCCAATCGGACTCAATGAAGAAATCATTCAATGGATTTCTGCCAAGAAGGAAGAACCACAATGGTTGCTTGAATGGAGATTGAAGGCTTTCAAAACCTGGCAAAATATGACTGAGCCCAATTGGGCCAATGTCACCTATCCTAAAATTGACCTTCAGAGCTTACGATACTACTCGGCTCCTAAGCAAAATAATAAGCCTAAATCATTAGATGAAGTGGATCCTGAATTGCTTCAGATCTATGAAAGATTAGGAATCAACCTGAATGAGCAAAAGAAACTTCAAGGAATCGCTGTAGACGCAGTCTTGGATTCAGTTTCTGTGGCAACCACGTTCAAGGGTACCTTATCTAAACTTGGTATTATTTTCTGCTCCTTCAGTGAGGCCGTCAAAGAACATCCAGACCTGGTAAAAAAATACCTGGGTTCTGTGGTTCCAATGACTGATAATTATTACGCAGCACTGAACTCAGCAGTATTTTCCGATGGTTCTTTCTGTTATATTCCAAAAGGGGTAAGATGCCCTATGGAACTCTCTACTTATTTCAGAATTAATGCCGCTAATACCGGACAGTTTGAAAGAACGTTGATCGTGGCAGAAGATGATTCCTATGTTTCTTACCTAGAGGGCTGTACTGCTCCTCAAAGAGATGAAAATCAGCTGCATGCTGCCGTAGTGGAGATTTATGCATCCAAAAATGCAGAAGTCAAATATTCCACCGTGCAGAACTGGTTCCCTGGTGATAAAGAAGGAAAAGGCGGTATCTACAATTTTGTGACCAAAAGAGGGATATGTGCCGGAGATCATTCTAAAATTTCTTGGACTCAGGTAGAAACCGGTTCAGCAGTTACTTGGAAATACCCTTCTTGTATTTTGAAAGGAGATAACTCCATTGGAGAATTCTACTCGGTAGCTGTTACTAATAATTACCAGCAAGCAGATACTGGCACCAAAATGATTCACATTGGTAAAAACACCAAATCGCGAATTGTATCCAAAGGTATCTCTGCAGGGAAATCCCAAAACTCGTATAGAGGACAGGTCCAAGTGATGAAAAGAGCGGATAACGCAAGAAATTTCTCACAGTGCGACTCCCTATTGATGGGTGATAGATGTGGGGCTCATACGTTCCCTTACATTGACATCAACAACTCAACTGCGAAAGTGGAGCATGAGGCGACTACTTCAAAAATTGGTGAAGATCAGCTTTTCTATTGTAATCAGCGAGGAATTTCTACAGAAGATGCAGTAGCCCTGATTGTCAATGGTTACGCAAAAGAGGTATTGAACCAATTGCCAATGGAATTTGCTGTAGAAGCTCAAAAGTTACTTGCTCTTACATTGGAAGGTTCCGTTGGGTAAGTGAGTTTAAAAATTAGAAATTGAAAGATTAAGACGAATATGTTAAGTATAAAAAACCTGCATGCCTCCATCGAAGGAACACCTATTTTGAGAGGTATCAATTTGGAAGTTAAAGCTGGTGAAGTTCATGCGATTATGGGACCAAATGGTTCCGGTAAATCTACATTGGCTTCTGTATTGGCTGGAAGAGAGGAATATGAGGTGACCGAAGGAGAAGTATCTTTCAAAGGAAAGGACCTGTTGGATCTGGCTCCTGAAGATAGAGCTAGAGAAGGAGTATTTCTTGCATTTCAATATCCTGTAGAAATCCCTGGAGTAAGCTCTACTAATTTCCTTCGAACTGCTGTCAACCAAGTAAGGGAGTACAGAGGCTTGGAGGCCTTGGATGCAGTGAAGTTCTTGACCATGATGAAAGAAAAGATGAAGTTGGTTGAAATCGACCAAAAACTGCTAAGCAGGTCTTTGAACGAAGGGTTTTCAGGAGGTGAGAAGAAAAGAAATGAAATTTTCCAAATGGCCATGCTTGAACCTACGCTTTCTATTTTGGATGAAACCGATTCAGGCTTGGATATCGATGCATTAAGAATCGTTTCAAATGGAGTGAACCAACTGAAATCCAAGGATAATGCAACCATCGTTGTAACTCACTACCAACGTTTATTGGACTACATTGTACCTGATTTTGTACATGTGCTTTACAAAGGAAAAATTGTAAAATCCGGCACCAAGGAACTGGCTTTGGAATTGGAAGAAAAAGGCTACGACTGGATTAAAGAAGCCGTAGATTCTGAGGCAACTGTCTGATATTCGCATCAACCCCAAAAACATGAGTACGCTGACTAAGGAAAATCTATTTGAAGGATTTTTGGAATCTTCTTTTGCCGGATTTGAAAAAATCAGGGAAGAAGGTAAAGTCTGCTTCACCAAGCAAGGCCTTCCATCTCTCAAATCAGAAGAATATAAATTTACTTCAATCGCCAAAAAGCTGGAGCAATCTCTTACTTCTATTACCGGAGCTAAGCCTTTTGAGGTTAGTCCCGAAGAAGTGAAAGCTAGTATCCCAACAGGGTTTGAAGGTTCTGTATTGGTATTTGCCAATGGACATTTGCAACAACACCTGTGCCTGGAAGCTGAAAGTCTAAATTTCTCTCCCCTACACGAGAAATCCGATGTAGCCATTGGAAGTATTGCTAAGGCTGAAAAAGATCCTTTTGCTGCCTTAAATCAAGCTTCTTTCGAGGGCGGAGTTTTTATTTCCATTCCCAAAAAAGAAGTGGTAGAAAAGCCTATTCTATTGCTTTCTTTCAATAAGAGCAAGGAGGGCGATGTTATTTCTCCTAGAGTGTGGATTGAAGCAGGTGACTTTGCCGAGGTAACTTTTATTACCCATACGATCAATAAGAGTGACAAGCCTTATTTTGTCAATAAAGTAGTAGAAATTAAAGGAGGCTTAAACTCTCAGATTAGATACTACAGGCTACAAAATGAAGGAAAGAATGCCATCGAGGTAAGTAATATTGAAACAAACCTTCTTCAGGATTCCCGATTTACTTCTGTGACGATCTCCCTTTCCGGAGAAATGGTAAGAAATAACCTTTCCCTGAATCTCCTGGGAAGTAATTCAGAAGGAAACATGTATGGAATATATCTTCTGAATGGTAAAACACATGTAGATAATCATACCAATGTGGACCATACCATTCCCCATGCAGAATCCAATGAATTGTATAAAGGAATCTTGGCAGATCAATCCAGAGGGGTTTTCAATGGTAAAATCTTCGTAAGACAGGATGCTCAAAAAACCAATGCGTTCCAACAAAACAATAACATCCTCCTTTCTGAAGATGCAATTGTGAATACCAAACCACAATTGGAAATCTGGGCAGATGATGTGAAGT is a genomic window containing:
- the sufC gene encoding Fe-S cluster assembly ATPase SufC, with the protein product MLSIKNLHASIEGTPILRGINLEVKAGEVHAIMGPNGSGKSTLASVLAGREEYEVTEGEVSFKGKDLLDLAPEDRAREGVFLAFQYPVEIPGVSSTNFLRTAVNQVREYRGLEALDAVKFLTMMKEKMKLVEIDQKLLSRSLNEGFSGGEKKRNEIFQMAMLEPTLSILDETDSGLDIDALRIVSNGVNQLKSKDNATIVVTHYQRLLDYIVPDFVHVLYKGKIVKSGTKELALELEEKGYDWIKEAVDSEATV
- a CDS encoding Lrp/AsnC ligand binding domain-containing protein — protein: MDKILDIDNIDLKIISLLNEDAKTPYTEIAKKVFVSSGTVHVRMKKLEDMGIVKSATLNIDFSKLGYDISAFLGIYLEKSSLYDNVIEKLKTISEVVSAYYTTGNYSIFAKIICRDTNHLRLVLDNIQKVEGIDRTETLIVLEESINRPIQFFDKEK
- a CDS encoding S9 family peptidase yields the protein MIKKIVVICFFFVGLINHLEAQQKRSLTHQDYDGWESLRSEKITKDGRWVSYQISPQEGDGRIEIFPFKNPDNKYVIPRGTSFSFTADDQFVVGKILPQEDTVHLLKVKKTKKEDMPTDSLFIYEMSTGEIEKYARVKSFDTPSEKGSWVAILFEKEKPAKKDPADSTSKAEKPKKTDGTKLLVRSLSGDQSFEFERVKSYGFAPNGDYFHFELAEEDTLDNAAIHILNLATGESQEIHQGMTSYTMNKFSPQSKYLAFLTSDDSTKAKKPYYQLQLFDIENKSLSQIADEHTDGIVENGRISENGSLKFSEDESRIFFGTAPEYIDYPYEEDSTILDDERPRLDIWGWQDSQIQPMQLKRKSREESRSYLATMELNSGKIAQLETPDLQDVSLENKVTREVGLGTTNAPYERNYSWDIQIGRDVYLVDFKDGSRKLIEKDVSGFPSISPGGKYVYWYAGRDSAWVAYDIQSEEKINLTAGLDVPFYEELHDSPSNPGSYGSSGWLDEDEAILINDRYDIWKIDPKNPGAASRITLGEGRKNKIEFRVEVLDREVLSIDPEEPLILNAFHEMTKESGYYSTRIDAKTAPKKLIFTPNRYYGLTKAKNSEEVLVRKSTYVENPDVYLTDLTFQNLTKASNLNPQQATINWGTSELVSYLANDGTPLQGILFKPENFDPTKKYPMMVYFYERSSDGLYSYRSPAPSASTINIPYFVSNEYVVFVPDIKYELGLPGPSAYNCIIPGVQAVVAKGFVDADNMAIQGQSWGGYQVAYLITQTNMFKAAGAGAPVVNMTSAYGGIRWGTGMSRMFQYEQTQSRIGGTLWQKPLYYIENSPLFFMDRVETPVLIMHNDEDGAVPWYQGIEMFMALKRLSKPAWLLQYNGEDHNLVNRRNRKDLSMRLSQFFDHYLKGAPAPLWMTEGLPAVEKGKTLKYELSDN
- a CDS encoding M14 family metallopeptidase, giving the protein MKKTLLIICIALSANASFSQVKSFVPDKIFPEENSKSKFYTVSGERHGPSFFKKFTFPEVQYTPGEQLTFDQYHTVDVMYHWYTTWAEQYPDIVEVYEVGKSFEGRPILQMTITNKETGKDTDKPAAYFEGGRHSGEITSSESILWLTQHILENYGTDPEITKLVDTKAIYLRPQNNPDGSNLYLRTEQRNRSTVKPHDNDRDGLIDEDPEEDLDGDGIIYQMRKKAVTEEEKKKANFIVDPEDPSQKLMKRTFPGKGEYLVYTEGYDNDGDGSYNEDGIGGLDLHRNYPENWRPDIGGDLTGRGYTQYGAGEYPMSELESRYTVLWMLSHPNISVVNSMDTRVPMHLRAPSTSKAEERMYPEDLEIYKEMDELGLSFTAYPWAGDVYETYATRYKVNSMTGDPLKPSPLFGHGPDFGYFYYGSIWYGDELWNNGAMKDYNGDGIYDDFDGLRWDEEENGGKGFKSWTPFQHPVLGEVEIGGFHPKFFGQNGPTWQLENWAKKQALFNLAMAKKLPQLTISSLDVANLGNGEFEITLNWENTGSLPVALEQAKLVKIVQEDRVSLSFEKELTEGYEQAKVKIITPALYDKTIYAGYTGVGEKKSAMFKVKVETSEEVSGKIRLSSTRGGYFEKEFTLK
- the sufB gene encoding Fe-S cluster assembly protein SufB, giving the protein MSKDNQILEEFTSKEYEHGWSVNFEADEAPIGLNEEIIQWISAKKEEPQWLLEWRLKAFKTWQNMTEPNWANVTYPKIDLQSLRYYSAPKQNNKPKSLDEVDPELLQIYERLGINLNEQKKLQGIAVDAVLDSVSVATTFKGTLSKLGIIFCSFSEAVKEHPDLVKKYLGSVVPMTDNYYAALNSAVFSDGSFCYIPKGVRCPMELSTYFRINAANTGQFERTLIVAEDDSYVSYLEGCTAPQRDENQLHAAVVEIYASKNAEVKYSTVQNWFPGDKEGKGGIYNFVTKRGICAGDHSKISWTQVETGSAVTWKYPSCILKGDNSIGEFYSVAVTNNYQQADTGTKMIHIGKNTKSRIVSKGISAGKSQNSYRGQVQVMKRADNARNFSQCDSLLMGDRCGAHTFPYIDINNSTAKVEHEATTSKIGEDQLFYCNQRGISTEDAVALIVNGYAKEVLNQLPMEFAVEAQKLLALTLEGSVG
- the sufD gene encoding Fe-S cluster assembly protein SufD, whose amino-acid sequence is MSTLTKENLFEGFLESSFAGFEKIREEGKVCFTKQGLPSLKSEEYKFTSIAKKLEQSLTSITGAKPFEVSPEEVKASIPTGFEGSVLVFANGHLQQHLCLEAESLNFSPLHEKSDVAIGSIAKAEKDPFAALNQASFEGGVFISIPKKEVVEKPILLLSFNKSKEGDVISPRVWIEAGDFAEVTFITHTINKSDKPYFVNKVVEIKGGLNSQIRYYRLQNEGKNAIEVSNIETNLLQDSRFTSVTISLSGEMVRNNLSLNLLGSNSEGNMYGIYLLNGKTHVDNHTNVDHTIPHAESNELYKGILADQSRGVFNGKIFVRQDAQKTNAFQQNNNILLSEDAIVNTKPQLEIWADDVKCSHGCTTGQLDEEALFYLQARGIDKLQAKGLLLYAFAGEVLEHIHNDSFREYCINLVQNRLGSNF